The genomic DNA TCATCGTTAGGGTCTTCGTCTTCGGTCATGCTTTATATCAATTCTTAGTAGGAGAAATTTACGTATTATTAAATAATATGTGCTTTATTTCATAACTATTTTGTGTCTTCTATTAAATCCATTTCAACTTTTAAGTTATCAATAATAAACTCTTGTCGTGTTGGCGTATTTTTGCCCATATAGAATGATAATAGTTCTTCAACAGACATATTATCATCTAACATGATAGGATCTAATCGAATGTCATCACCAATGAAATGCTTAAATTCATCTGGCGAAATTTCACCTAATCCCTTAAATCGGGTTATTTCTGGTTTTGGTTTTAATTTCTCAATAGCATTTATACGTTCTTCTTCTGAATAACAATAAATGGTTTCTTTTTTATTCCTTACGCGAAATAAAGGGGTTTGTAATATATACAAATGCCCTTCTTTGATTACTTCTGGAAAAAATTGAAGAAAGAATGTGATTAATAATAAACGTATATGCATCCCATCGACATCGGCATCTGTTGCAATAACGACATTATTATAACGTAAATCCTCTAAGGATTCTTCTATATTTAAAGCAGCTTGTAACAGGTTAAATTCTTCATTCTCGTAAACAATTTTCTTGGTTAACCCATAACAGTTTAACGGTTTTCCTTTTAAGCTAAAAACGGCTTGTGTATTAACATCACGAGATTTTGTAATACTTCCGGAAGCCGAATCCCCCTCGGTAATAAAAAGTGTAGTTTCTAAATTACGTTCATTTTTGGTATCTCCAAAATGCACTCTACAATCACGTAGTTTTTTATTATGTAGACTTGCCTTTTTAGCACGATCTTTTGCTAATTTTCTTATGCCGGAAAGTTCCTTTCGTTCTCTTTCTGCTTGTAATATTTTACGTTGAATGGCTTCTGCCGTATCTTGATTTTTATGTAGAAAATTATCTAATTGTGTTTTTACAAAATCATTTATATAGGTTCTAACCGTAGGTAAATCACCTCCCATATCTGTAGAACCTAATTTTGTTTTAGTCTGACTTTCAAAAACAGGCTCCATAACC from Flavivirga abyssicola includes the following:
- a CDS encoding DNA topoisomerase IV subunit B, whose protein sequence is MAEQSNYTEDNIRSLDWKEHIRMRPGMYIGKLGDGSSPDDGIYILLKEVLDNSIDEYVMGAGKTIEISIQGTKVTVRDYGRGIPLGKVVDVVSKMNTGGKYDSKAFKKSVGLNGVGTKAVNALSSYFRVESTRDNKSASAEFEKGNLTNKESLDTTTRRKGTKVSFIPDDLIFKNYKYRNEYIVKMLKNYVYLNPGLTIVFNGEKYYSENGLKDLLSENINESDRLYPIIHLRGDDIEIALTHSKTQYSEEYHSFVNGQNTTQGGTHLNAFREALVKTVREFYGKNYDASDVRKSVASAIAIKVMEPVFESQTKTKLGSTDMGGDLPTVRTYINDFVKTQLDNFLHKNQDTAEAIQRKILQAERERKELSGIRKLAKDRAKKASLHNKKLRDCRVHFGDTKNERNLETTLFITEGDSASGSITKSRDVNTQAVFSLKGKPLNCYGLTKKIVYENEEFNLLQAALNIEESLEDLRYNNVVIATDADVDGMHIRLLLITFFLQFFPEVIKEGHLYILQTPLFRVRNKKETIYCYSEEERINAIEKLKPKPEITRFKGLGEISPDEFKHFIGDDIRLDPIMLDDNMSVEELLSFYMGKNTPTRQEFIIDNLKVEMDLIEDTK